In Miniphocaeibacter halophilus, the following proteins share a genomic window:
- the yajC gene encoding preprotein translocase subunit YajC, producing the protein MQGTGSIIFLVVMIGAMYFLMIRPQQKRDKEVREMRSKLKVGDKIITIGGIKGKVLKIGDDYVVIESSNAKTRMEFVKSAIGTVIQDEPVSEPDEDEIDEDEEEDDEDEE; encoded by the coding sequence ATGCAAGGAACGGGTTCAATTATCTTTTTAGTTGTTATGATAGGTGCCATGTACTTTTTAATGATAAGACCGCAACAAAAAAGAGATAAAGAAGTTAGAGAAATGAGAAGTAAATTAAAAGTTGGAGATAAAATTATCACCATTGGTGGAATTAAAGGGAAAGTTCTAAAAATAGGTGATGATTATGTTGTAATTGAAAGCTCTAATGCAAAAACAAGAATGGAATTTGTTAAATCTGCAATTGGAACTGTTATTCAAGACGAACCAGTTTCAGAACCAGATGAAGATGAAATTGATGAGGACGAAGAAGAAGACGATGAAGATGAGGAATAA
- the recJ gene encoding single-stranded-DNA-specific exonuclease RecJ yields the protein MSKWFIKGSKVDYRIISKKYDINPIITKLLVNRNIDEKDMHKFLNPTYENSVHNPFLMKDMDKAVDMLIDSINNYEHIRIVGDYDQDGNSATMTLIDGIMIYNENISYAIPHRVEDGYGISKRIVDSAVEEKVDLIITCDNGITSFDVVEYAKSKGLKVIVTDHHQVKNENGVDVLPMADAVLNPNRQDCSYPFKKLCGAGVAFKLVQALYDKLDGDREYMLDLLEYVAMGTVCDVVDLVDENRYFVIEGLKRINNTENYGLKCLIKETGLKTEVNTYALGFIIGPCINAAGRLDSATLGIELFLEENMLKIEEIAKKLVSLNNERKKLTEEGLEKVEKIIVDENLNKNNILIVKEKSIHESIAGIIAGRIKEKYYKPTIVFTSSSEDGILKGSGRSIDEYNMFEEINKYNSMLNSFGGHPMAAGLSIKEELFEEFSSLLNENNPLEEDDLTPKIYLDSQLYANELTFDIIDEINTLEPFGKGNSKPVFGDKDIKINKLDIIGKNKNVIKFQFDIRNRLMEGIYFGDVSELLNYLENKFNTNNYTNKFVDIVYYPNINEFNGNKNIQLVIKEVR from the coding sequence ATGAGTAAATGGTTTATTAAAGGAAGTAAAGTAGATTATAGAATAATTAGTAAAAAATATGATATAAATCCAATAATTACAAAATTACTTGTTAATAGGAATATCGATGAAAAAGATATGCATAAATTTTTAAATCCGACTTATGAAAATTCTGTTCATAATCCTTTTTTAATGAAGGACATGGACAAGGCAGTTGATATGTTAATAGATTCCATTAATAATTATGAGCATATTAGAATTGTTGGTGATTATGACCAAGATGGAAATTCAGCTACTATGACTTTAATTGATGGAATTATGATTTACAACGAAAATATTTCCTACGCTATTCCCCACAGAGTAGAGGATGGTTATGGAATATCTAAGAGAATTGTAGATAGTGCTGTAGAGGAAAAAGTTGATTTAATAATAACTTGTGATAATGGTATAACATCTTTTGATGTTGTAGAATATGCAAAATCAAAAGGTTTAAAAGTAATAGTAACGGATCATCACCAGGTAAAGAATGAAAATGGAGTAGATGTTCTACCTATGGCAGATGCAGTTTTAAACCCAAATAGACAGGATTGTTCCTACCCATTTAAAAAACTATGTGGGGCAGGAGTGGCTTTTAAACTTGTTCAAGCACTTTATGATAAATTAGATGGTGATAGGGAATATATGCTTGATTTATTAGAATATGTAGCTATGGGAACTGTTTGTGATGTAGTTGATTTAGTCGATGAAAATAGATACTTTGTAATTGAAGGATTAAAGAGAATTAATAATACAGAAAATTATGGTTTAAAATGCTTAATAAAGGAAACTGGATTAAAAACAGAAGTTAACACCTATGCTTTAGGTTTTATTATTGGTCCATGTATTAATGCGGCTGGAAGACTTGATAGTGCAACACTGGGAATAGAGTTATTTTTAGAAGAAAATATGCTTAAAATTGAAGAAATTGCAAAAAAACTCGTAAGTTTAAATAATGAAAGAAAAAAACTAACAGAAGAAGGTCTTGAAAAAGTTGAAAAGATTATTGTAGACGAAAATTTAAATAAAAACAATATCTTAATTGTAAAAGAAAAAAGTATACATGAAAGTATAGCTGGAATTATTGCAGGTAGAATAAAAGAAAAATATTATAAACCTACAATTGTTTTTACTTCTTCTAGTGAAGATGGAATATTAAAAGGGTCTGGAAGAAGTATAGATGAATATAATATGTTTGAAGAAATTAACAAATACAATAGTATGCTAAATTCTTTTGGTGGACATCCTATGGCAGCAGGTTTATCTATTAAAGAAGAACTTTTTGAGGAATTTTCAAGTTTATTAAATGAAAATAATCCATTAGAGGAAGATGACCTGACTCCAAAAATCTATTTAGACTCACAATTATACGCAAATGAATTAACTTTCGACATTATAGATGAAATTAATACCTTGGAGCCTTTTGGTAAGGGTAATAGTAAGCCTGTTTTTGGCGATAAAGATATAAAAATAAATAAATTGGATATTATTGGGAAAAATAAGAATGTTATTAAATTTCAATTTGACATAAGAAATAGACTTATGGAGGGAATTTATTTTGGAGATGTTAGTGAATTATTAAATTATCTTGAAAATAAATTTAATACTAATAATTATACAAATAAATTTGTTGATATTGTATACTACCCTAATATAAATGAATTTAATGGAAACAAGAATATACAATTGGTTATAAAGGAAGTAAGATAA